A part of Archangium lipolyticum genomic DNA contains:
- a CDS encoding NAD-dependent epimerase/dehydratase family protein has product MVPLVLLGCGYTLIRLALVEARRGRPVLAVTRDEARREELSREGVQLPSLEEAVASAKGAHVVVSIPPEAGLDASLSESLSRAGPARLVYLSSTGVYGDARGHVDESTPIDTASTRARGRIDAEAHYRRLGGISLRIAGIYGPGRGLHERLRAGTLRIPESGGGRISRVHVEDLVEALRVVLERGEPGGTYCVADDRPATQAETSTWLCARLGLPPPPAVPLTSLHESLRGDRAISNARLKALGWKPRYPDFVAGFSALLDAGD; this is encoded by the coding sequence ATGGTTCCTCTCGTCTTGCTGGGATGTGGCTACACGTTGATACGGTTGGCACTTGTGGAGGCACGGCGCGGGCGCCCGGTGCTGGCGGTGACCCGGGACGAAGCGCGCCGCGAGGAGCTGTCCCGGGAGGGAGTCCAGCTTCCGTCCCTGGAGGAGGCCGTGGCGTCCGCGAAGGGGGCCCACGTGGTGGTCTCCATCCCACCGGAGGCCGGGCTCGATGCCTCCCTCTCCGAGTCCCTGTCGCGCGCTGGACCTGCCCGCCTAGTCTATCTCTCCTCGACGGGCGTCTACGGTGATGCGCGGGGACACGTGGACGAGTCCACCCCCATCGATACCGCTTCCACGCGCGCCCGGGGCCGCATCGACGCGGAGGCCCACTACCGCCGGCTCGGTGGCATCTCCCTGCGCATCGCGGGCATCTACGGTCCCGGCCGGGGCCTGCACGAGCGCCTCCGCGCGGGCACGCTCCGCATCCCCGAGAGCGGGGGAGGCCGCATCTCCCGGGTGCATGTGGAGGATCTGGTGGAGGCCCTCCGGGTGGTGCTGGAGCGGGGCGAGCCGGGAGGCACGTACTGCGTGGCGGACGACCGGCCGGCGACGCAGGCGGAGACGAGCACCTGGCTGTGCGCGCGGCTCGGGCTGCCGCCCCCACCGGCAGTGCCCCTGACTTCACTCCACGAGTCCCTGCGCGGGGACCGGGCCATCTCCAATGCCCGGCTGAAGGCGCTGGGATGGAAGCCGCGCTACCCGGATTTCGTCGCGGGTTTTTCGGCCCTCCTGGACGCCGGAGATTGA
- a CDS encoding DEAD/DEAH box helicase: protein MTIPTTDTSATFEQLGLLPALVEALTALGYEEPTPIQRASLPPLLAGKDLLGIAATGTGKTAAFSLPLLQRLEPGKREPFSTSALVLVPTRELAMQVAEAIHRYGQKLGVSVLPIYGGQPMGQQLRVLKRGVDVVVATPGRALDHLKRQSLLLDSVRTVVLDEADEMLDMGFAEDLESLLEATPEERQTALFSATLPPRIASIAERHLSDPVHVRIAKEKVAPGTGPRVRQTAYIVPRAFKAATLGRVLDVEAPTAAIVFCRTRTEVDELTVSLNGRGWRAQALHGGMDQAQRDRVLKQFKAHAVDLLVATDVAARGLDIEKLTHVVNYDVPNAPEAYVHRIGRTGRAGREGVAITLAEPREHRLLRNIEKLTGQKIEVATVPTVADLRARRLELVRASLREALVAGELDSYRSVVESLASEFDLVDVAAASVKLLHDAQVEGHGQEEEEDIPTLPPPSEKRPHPGKNARAAARPGPGGPGAKEPRGAKRRAGPAQDFDMTRLFIGAGRGTGLRPGDLVGAITGEAGVEGKRLGAIEIGDNYSLVEVPESQAEQIITALRQTTLRGKKVLVRRDRG, encoded by the coding sequence GTGACCATTCCCACGACCGACACATCCGCTACCTTCGAGCAATTGGGCCTCCTCCCCGCCCTCGTCGAGGCGCTCACCGCGCTCGGGTACGAGGAGCCCACCCCCATCCAGCGGGCCTCCCTGCCCCCGCTGCTCGCCGGGAAGGACCTGCTCGGCATCGCCGCCACCGGCACCGGCAAGACGGCCGCCTTCTCCCTGCCCCTCCTCCAGCGCCTCGAGCCCGGCAAGCGCGAGCCCTTCTCCACCTCCGCGCTCGTCCTCGTCCCCACCCGCGAGCTCGCCATGCAGGTGGCCGAGGCCATCCACCGCTACGGCCAGAAGCTCGGCGTGAGCGTGCTCCCCATCTACGGCGGCCAGCCCATGGGCCAGCAGCTGCGCGTGCTCAAGCGCGGCGTGGACGTCGTCGTCGCCACCCCGGGCCGCGCGCTCGACCACCTCAAGCGCCAGTCGCTCCTGCTCGACTCCGTGCGCACCGTGGTGCTCGACGAGGCCGACGAGATGCTCGACATGGGCTTCGCCGAGGACCTGGAGTCCCTGCTGGAGGCCACCCCCGAGGAGCGCCAGACGGCCCTCTTCTCCGCCACCCTGCCCCCGCGCATCGCCTCCATCGCCGAGCGCCACCTGAGCGATCCCGTCCACGTGCGCATCGCCAAGGAGAAGGTGGCGCCCGGCACCGGGCCCCGCGTGCGCCAGACGGCCTACATCGTCCCGCGCGCCTTCAAGGCCGCCACGCTCGGGCGCGTGCTGGACGTCGAGGCCCCCACCGCCGCCATCGTCTTCTGCCGCACCCGCACCGAGGTGGACGAGCTCACCGTGTCCCTCAACGGCCGGGGCTGGCGCGCCCAGGCCCTCCACGGCGGCATGGACCAGGCCCAGCGCGACCGCGTCCTCAAGCAGTTCAAGGCCCACGCGGTGGATCTGCTCGTCGCCACCGACGTGGCCGCGCGCGGACTGGACATCGAGAAGCTGACCCACGTCGTCAACTACGACGTGCCCAATGCCCCCGAGGCCTATGTCCACCGCATCGGCCGCACCGGCCGCGCCGGCCGCGAGGGCGTGGCCATCACGCTCGCCGAGCCCCGCGAGCACCGCCTGCTGCGCAACATCGAGAAGCTCACGGGCCAGAAGATCGAAGTGGCCACCGTGCCCACCGTGGCGGACCTGCGCGCCCGCCGGCTCGAGCTGGTGCGCGCCTCCCTGCGCGAGGCCCTCGTGGCCGGCGAGCTCGACTCCTACCGCTCCGTGGTGGAGAGCCTCGCCTCCGAGTTCGACCTGGTGGATGTGGCCGCCGCCTCGGTGAAGCTGCTCCACGACGCGCAGGTGGAGGGCCACGGGCAGGAGGAGGAAGAGGACATCCCCACACTGCCCCCTCCCTCGGAGAAGCGCCCGCATCCGGGAAAGAATGCCCGGGCGGCTGCTCGCCCGGGGCCCGGGGGGCCGGGTGCGAAGGAGCCCCGAGGCGCCAAACGCCGCGCGGGTCCGGCGCAGGACTTCGATATGACCCGGCTGTTCATCGGTGCCGGCCGGGGCACGGGACTCCGTCCCGGGGACCTGGTGGGTGCCATCACGGGCGAGGCGGGCGTGGAGGGCAAGCGGCTCGGGGCCATCGAGATCGGCGACAACTACTCGCTCGTCGAAGTGCCCGAGTCACAGGCCGAGCAGATCATCACGGCGCTGCGCCAGACCACCCTACGCGGTAAGAAGGTGCTGGTACGCCGGGACCGGGGCTGA
- a CDS encoding sensor histidine kinase: protein MKRRSCFVSAALLLTIFLVHEFLLPGEPDPRLALVQLAWSTSFVLIGLGVGVLPEWSPGMMAGLVCLASVTAIIHFTGGPASPYLALLVAIPLLLAMFTPDSLLPMLLTLGASVGAVVALDLLAQVPTGVLVPRAVTFGLVGMIGAFGSQTYRRLREAERVAQEERLAALEQLARSERLRLHAERERAEVERLVMVGQLAAGVAHEVNNPLAFVKANLSYLKEELRREDPPPDPVELGEVLSETEQGLLRIQQIVTDLRRFSREGSEHEREEAGSPKEAMEEARRLASVRLRGLGEVVLDAGPELPRVKLGQRHLVQVLLNLLLNAADAVEAAVPPRPARVVVRARRVDGGVRLEVEDNGPGIPPEVLPRLFEPFFTTKPPGKGTGLGLALCRGYVTQSGGTLHVENRPEGGARFVLLLQQATEVTASAA from the coding sequence GTGAAGAGGCGGAGCTGCTTCGTCTCCGCGGCGCTGCTCCTGACGATCTTCCTGGTGCACGAGTTCCTGCTGCCCGGCGAACCCGACCCGAGGCTGGCGCTGGTGCAGCTCGCCTGGAGCACGAGCTTCGTGCTGATCGGCCTGGGAGTGGGGGTGCTGCCCGAGTGGTCCCCGGGCATGATGGCCGGGCTGGTGTGCCTGGCGTCGGTGACGGCGATCATCCACTTCACCGGGGGTCCCGCGAGCCCCTACCTCGCACTGCTCGTCGCCATTCCCCTCCTCCTGGCGATGTTCACCCCGGACTCCCTGCTGCCGATGCTGCTGACCCTCGGAGCGTCGGTGGGCGCCGTGGTGGCGTTGGACCTGCTCGCGCAAGTGCCCACCGGCGTCCTCGTGCCACGGGCGGTCACCTTCGGCCTCGTCGGGATGATCGGCGCCTTCGGGAGCCAGACCTACCGGCGGCTGCGCGAGGCGGAGCGGGTGGCACAGGAGGAGCGGCTCGCGGCCCTGGAGCAACTGGCGCGGAGCGAGCGCCTCCGGCTGCACGCCGAGCGCGAGCGCGCCGAGGTGGAGCGGCTGGTGATGGTGGGCCAGCTCGCCGCCGGAGTGGCCCACGAGGTGAACAATCCGCTGGCCTTCGTGAAGGCCAACCTGAGCTACCTCAAGGAGGAGCTGCGGCGTGAGGACCCGCCGCCGGACCCGGTGGAGCTCGGCGAGGTGCTGAGCGAGACGGAGCAGGGCCTGCTGCGCATCCAGCAGATCGTCACGGATCTCCGGCGCTTCTCGCGGGAGGGAAGCGAGCACGAAAGGGAGGAGGCGGGCTCGCCGAAGGAGGCCATGGAGGAGGCACGACGGCTGGCCTCGGTGCGCCTGCGCGGCCTGGGCGAGGTGGTGCTGGACGCGGGGCCGGAGCTGCCCAGGGTGAAGCTGGGGCAGCGTCACCTGGTGCAGGTGCTGTTGAACCTGCTGCTGAACGCGGCGGACGCGGTGGAGGCAGCGGTCCCACCCCGTCCGGCCCGTGTCGTGGTGAGGGCCCGGCGGGTGGACGGCGGGGTGCGGTTGGAGGTGGAGGACAACGGCCCGGGGATTCCTCCCGAGGTGCTGCCGCGCCTCTTCGAGCCCTTCTTCACCACCAAACCGCCGGGCAAGGGCACCGGGTTGGGACTCGCCCTGTGCCGCGGGTACGTCACCCAGTCCGGGGGGACGCTCCACGTTGAGAACCGGCCCGAGGGCGGCGCCCGCTTCGTTCTCTTGCTGCAGCAGGCAACAGAAGTCACCGCCTCGGCGGCCTGA
- a CDS encoding RNA polymerase sigma factor, producing the protein MAIDVEACYRRYGPMVLRRCRFLLRDEERAVDAMHDVFVQLLDHQEALTQTAPSSLLHRMATNVCLNRMRSERRRPADADEELLVRIASLEDLEARTGASAVLDRLFGREQVSTRTIAVLHLVDGMTYEEVAKEVGLSVSGVRKRLRTLRSHLQELEAA; encoded by the coding sequence TTGGCCATTGACGTGGAAGCCTGCTACCGCCGGTACGGACCGATGGTGCTTCGGCGCTGCCGCTTCCTCCTGCGCGACGAGGAGAGGGCCGTGGATGCCATGCACGATGTATTCGTCCAGCTGCTCGACCATCAGGAGGCCCTGACGCAGACGGCGCCGTCGAGCCTGTTGCACCGCATGGCGACGAACGTGTGCCTCAACCGGATGCGCTCGGAGCGCCGGCGCCCGGCGGACGCGGACGAGGAGCTGCTGGTGCGCATCGCCTCGCTGGAGGACCTGGAGGCGCGCACGGGCGCGTCGGCGGTGCTGGACCGGCTCTTCGGACGCGAGCAGGTGTCCACGCGCACCATCGCCGTGCTGCACCTGGTGGATGGAATGACGTACGAGGAAGTGGCGAAGGAGGTGGGCCTCTCCGTCTCCGGCGTCCGCAAGCGCCTGCGCACCTTGCGCTCCCACCTGCAGGAACTGGAGGCCGCCTGA
- a CDS encoding putative metal-binding motif-containing protein, translated as MGRLTSLLLLLTLVGVGCKPKAQEAAVRLKVSYTFNAGCITVTAKDAEGTDRETRDQLAVLDRETREVVFAVFRQESWSHTLEITTTAHEKSCEGNVVARDVSEVTLQKKGAIEQVALTLEAPDEDGDGYISTDRNGTDCDDKTFNVDDPITRWYADKDGDGFGDPDVSPLRSCTKPEDSGTTRYVQNAKDCKDSDPAVYPRADVSEARCDEVDDDCDGTVDEGFETKGDPCDVPCPGGQLACNDNRNALFCKNAPTPTLYYPDADGDGAGDERGTPAQVCPDTTPPTGFVLNTDDCDDQDKYNRHNKAEVCDDRDNNCDKQRDEENICGGKGWKVVNDPALTGNSRQWKTVALGADGRVWMAGDGGKLAIRPAAGAAFKSLDGSCGNVNWRAAWVSPNNNHVFLAGSGGNLAEHDGENCSNQITVSSGNTLEGLTGFSPLLYVVDDRGRLYVWSPGVSLEERYNLDPQTYFDIHGLDSTKLLTVGDTGGSSTPYISSYPGTGSTATYHSVSTPNGYSGALRGVWMASSNIAYAVGDGGLVVKWDGATNWTRVNPPTDNTTAPFTSVVAPDSFTIYVTDASTNGTIRRLSAAGTWSTAYTADKPLRDIAIYSSGDIWAVGDDGRVIHFPE; from the coding sequence ATGGGTCGACTCACCTCGCTTCTCCTGCTTCTGACTCTCGTCGGAGTCGGGTGCAAACCAAAGGCGCAAGAAGCAGCCGTCCGGCTGAAGGTCTCCTACACATTCAATGCCGGTTGCATCACCGTGACCGCCAAAGATGCGGAAGGCACGGACCGGGAGACGCGTGATCAGCTCGCCGTGCTCGATCGTGAGACCCGGGAGGTGGTGTTCGCCGTGTTCCGACAGGAGAGCTGGAGCCACACTCTGGAGATCACAACGACGGCCCACGAGAAGTCGTGCGAGGGGAACGTCGTGGCCCGCGACGTGAGCGAAGTGACGCTCCAGAAGAAGGGAGCCATCGAGCAGGTCGCCCTCACTTTGGAGGCTCCGGATGAGGATGGGGATGGCTACATCAGCACCGACCGCAACGGTACGGACTGCGACGACAAGACATTCAACGTCGATGATCCCATAACCCGGTGGTACGCCGACAAGGACGGTGACGGCTTCGGCGACCCGGATGTCTCACCGCTGCGGAGTTGCACCAAGCCCGAGGACTCGGGCACAACCCGCTATGTGCAGAACGCCAAGGACTGCAAGGATTCGGACCCCGCAGTCTATCCGCGTGCCGATGTCTCCGAAGCTCGGTGCGACGAAGTGGACGATGACTGCGATGGCACGGTGGACGAAGGCTTCGAGACCAAGGGCGATCCGTGCGACGTCCCCTGTCCGGGCGGGCAGCTCGCTTGCAATGACAACCGCAACGCTCTGTTCTGCAAGAACGCCCCCACCCCGACCCTGTACTACCCAGATGCAGACGGCGACGGCGCGGGTGACGAGCGTGGCACCCCGGCCCAGGTGTGCCCTGACACAACACCGCCCACGGGCTTCGTCCTCAATACGGACGACTGCGATGATCAGGACAAATACAATCGGCACAACAAGGCCGAGGTGTGCGACGACCGGGACAACAACTGCGATAAGCAGCGAGACGAGGAGAACATCTGCGGGGGCAAGGGGTGGAAGGTGGTCAATGATCCCGCCCTCACAGGAAACAGCCGCCAGTGGAAAACCGTGGCGCTCGGCGCTGACGGACGGGTCTGGATGGCGGGTGATGGCGGCAAGCTCGCGATCCGACCCGCCGCAGGCGCGGCTTTCAAGAGCCTGGATGGGAGTTGCGGTAACGTCAACTGGCGTGCCGCGTGGGTGAGCCCCAACAACAATCACGTGTTTTTGGCCGGTAGTGGAGGAAATCTGGCCGAGCACGACGGTGAAAATTGCTCCAACCAGATCACCGTTTCCTCTGGCAATACTCTCGAAGGCCTCACCGGGTTCTCTCCCCTGCTCTATGTCGTGGACGACCGGGGGCGGCTGTACGTGTGGTCACCTGGAGTCTCGCTGGAGGAGCGCTACAACCTGGACCCCCAAACCTACTTCGACATCCACGGATTGGACTCCACGAAACTGCTCACCGTGGGAGACACAGGAGGATCTTCGACACCGTACATCTCCAGCTATCCTGGCACCGGAAGTACCGCGACGTATCACTCGGTGAGTACACCCAACGGGTACAGCGGCGCCTTGCGTGGTGTGTGGATGGCCAGTTCCAACATCGCCTATGCGGTGGGCGATGGGGGCTTGGTGGTGAAGTGGGACGGAGCCACAAACTGGACGCGAGTGAACCCACCAACGGATAACACCACCGCCCCGTTCACCAGCGTGGTGGCACCGGACTCCTTCACTATCTACGTCACTGATGCCAGTACCAACGGAACCATCCGTCGGCTGAGTGCCGCCGGCACGTGGTCCACCGCCTACACCGCGGACAAGCCCCTGCGGGATATCGCAATCTACTCGTCGGGCGACATCTGGGCCGTGGGTGATGACGGTCGCGTGATTCACTTCCCGGAGTAG